ATCTGAACTACCCTCAAACCTGTGATAAAAATCCATATTccagcaaacgccatctattgagaAAAACATCGGAAAAATCGGCATCGGTGGTGTAGTACAGTGTAGTACCCACATGAGGTcattttgatagaatccctatcgggaaattacATCAGTACTTATAGTATTAAGTTTAATCGATGCgtaatttttagaaaaatgtgtttgtAAAAATATTTAGAATGTTTTCACAACACTCATTATTTGCTACAACTCGTAAAAATGTTAACAATTTACAAAAACAATCCCTTTCGTGTATTGCGAGTGCACCTTTATGTTAGTGAAAGTGTAAAGCAGGTGCCACAACAGATGGAAACTTCTCTATTTACTGATTTTCATTCCAGTTATTGCAACGAATTCAAAAATGTGCGAAGTAATTGTAGGAGTTGccagatttcttttttggatgTTCCACGCTTTTATCTTTTATGAGATCAACCGATTTTACCCAGATCATACACCAGAAACTGAACCGGGATCTGTAACCGTAACAGCCCATTCACCTGAAACGGAAGGATCACCTAGACATAACCAGGAAATAACCGTAGTCTCTCAACCAGAAAGGCCATCTGCTCTCGATGGTCCTCCTTCATGTAACGATCCTGAACACACGAAACTCCATCATTCCACGGCGACCGATAATAGAATCGAAGACTATGTTGAAATACTCGAAGAAGAACACCAAGAAATGCGTAAAGAAATTTACCATTTTCAGCAGAAATTTCAACAATTAAGTTTTATCATGACGGGCTTGGAGGAGATGCAGTACGAAAATGAAGAACTCAAACAAGAAGTAGCTTCCATGCGGACTAATGTATTTGAGCAGGAACAACAGCGTCGGCTCATCGAGACTCAGCTTAGAAATGAGGTTACTGACCTGCAAAGAAACTTAGAGGCCgcaaagaatgaaaataaagacCTTCTCCATAAACTTTCAGTATTTGAACAAACTAGAAATCAAATTCTCGAATCGAACCTGAAAACCGCCAATGAGGTTCTCCAAAGCACGGCAGTTGGCATTTCTCAGTTGCAAAACGAACTACCTGAGGCGCCAAAGAATTATCATGGCATATCGAAATCTTCACCCCGTGTCAATAAAGGAACAACAGAGAGAGCATCATCTTTGCGCGCGACTGCCATGAAATGGCAATTGGATTGTCAATCAAGTGAGTTCAACCTAATTAAGGAGAATGCagatttaacgaaaaaactgtCAACTTTGCAAGAAGAATACCAAAACGATCTTGCCTTAAAAACAGCCGAACTTCATCGCGTCAGCAAAGATAACCATTCTCTGACAGTAACCCTTGATTCAGCGATCGAAACACTCAATGCAAAACTGTATCTTATGGATAACCTGAAAGCCGAGTTACACGATTTGAAAACTAAGCAACAAGAAGAATCTTCCGTCCGCGAGGAAAACGAAGATCTTAAAGAGCAGGTTGCATCTTTGAGGGAAACGGAATTAAAGCTGATGGATGACAAAGAGATTTTGAAAGCAAAGCTGAATTCTTTGTATTCAAAACAGCGCAACTTGATGCATGCAAAGGAAGTTGCCGAGCAGGCTGCAGAAGAAGAGAAATCTTTGGTGGAAAAACACCTGTCAACCACAGCTTGGCTAAAATCTGATCTAGAATCAGCCAACATAAGACCATACATGACAAAATACTTGAGAATGATCAACTACGTGATGAGCTTGCAAAATTCAAAGCGCTTAGCGCcgaattagaaaaacaaaacaaagaaataaagatCGACATGGAAAGACTGAACGGATCTGTTCGTAAACGAAAATCTGATTGGCATTTGAGCGAGCTCAAACTCAGCGAAAGTAATGAAGACTTAAAGAAGAAACTAGGTCGGCTACAGACCGAAAACCAGCGACTATTGGAGAAAAATAGTCTGGTAAAAACTGACCTTGAGACAACCAATAAGGAAATGAACAATTTGCGCGAAACTCTCGCCGCGAAAGAGTACGAAACTATTGAATTCCGCAAAGAGCTTGAAACCCTGCGCACAGAAAGCGAGAGGATGATGGAGAGCTGTAAAGCGACCTCGCTTTCAGACCAACAAGCAGGAGAATTAATCAAAGAACGCCGTGAATGCAACGGGCTACTGGAAACCCAAATAGATCTAGGCATATCAGAGAGTTCTGTTCGACGCCCATCATCTCAATTGGAATCGAATGTCGATGTGAACCACCAACCATGTGCAGAAATGCATGAACTACTACAAACCAAGATACAAG
The DNA window shown above is from Daphnia magna isolate NIES linkage group LG9, ASM2063170v1.1, whole genome shotgun sequence and carries:
- the LOC123475933 gene encoding coiled-coil domain-containing protein 89-like, with product MCEVIVGVARFLFWMFHAFIFYEINRFYPDHTPETEPGSVTVTAHSPETEGSPRHNQEITVVSQPERPSALDGPPSCNDPEHTKLHHSTATDNRIEDYVEILEEEHQEMRKEIYHFQQKFQQLSFIMTGLEEMQYENEELKQEVASMRTNVFEQEQQRRLIETQLRNEVTDLQRNLEAAKNENKDLLHKLSVFEQTRNQILESNLKTANEVLQSTAVGISQLQNELPEAPKNYHGISKSSPRVNKGTTERASSLRATAMKWQLDCQSSEFNLIKENADLTKKLSTLQEEYQNDLALKTAELHRVSKDNHSLTVTLDSAIETLNAKLYLMDNLKAELHDLKTKQQEESSVREENEDLKEQVASLRETELKLMDDKEILKAKLNSLYSKQRNLMHAKEVAEQAAEEEKSLVEKHLSTTAWLKSDLESANIRPYMTKYLRMINYVMSLQNSKRLAPN